The nucleotide sequence atgtgtgtgtgttttgGGGTTATGATATGtgtctattttctttttctttggtccaCCTTCATATATGGTAAAGTACAACGATCTTCAAGCCACCAATATACGATATTATCCATTATTATATTGGTGAAAtaattaatgtatatatatatagtgaaggatgaaaatatttggtaacaaaaacatattaataaaaaaaaggctaaaacttgtcttatttaatttttattaattgttgtagttttggttttttttttttttcctaacaTGATACATACATTATACATGTATTTATTGCTATGAAAAACATTGCCATTAGAACGTTATTAATTAGTTGTTTATAAATTAAACAATTTAAGTTGGTCGAATTATTAGTTCATTTAATTTGTTCACTTAAGCATATATGGGATGTTTAAATTCCATTTTATTTATGCAGTTATTTATTGCCAAACAAAAACTCTTgaataaaattcagatttaagGTGGATTAATTTTTAAcctaaaaatcaataaataatttGCTCTATTAGCTTAGTGAAAAGAGATAGAGATACTATTTATTGTGTACTCTTAGAGTGCTATCTATGTTTATACTCATTGTAATTTGCAACCAAACCATATATTTGATAATAATTATATTGAATATCTTAATggcttaattttaaaatttaatacaataaaaaaatattgagaattattTTTTAGTNNNNNNNNNNNNNNNNNNNNNNNNNNNNNNNNNNNNNNNNNNNNNNNNNNNNNNNNNNNNNNNNNNNNNNNNNNNNNNNNNNNNNNNNNNNAATCTCCatagagaaaacaaaagacaaaTTAAAAAGGACTTCTTTAATCAAGTGGGATATGGAATTAATTCACGACATTCAGTCCGTGCAACAATAGTTAAAACAATAACTCTTAtcattaaaacaaattaaaaagcaaTATAAATATTTGTACATTATGAGAGAAAGAAACGTAGTTAACAAGTTGATTATTGTTATGGCTTTGCCGTTGAAGAAGTGCATGTGCATTAATGCACTAATATAGTATGCGACACATACATGCGACAATAGTATCAGGATGTTAATAACCCAACATAAGTTTTTATTTGGTGAACTATGGTTTTCAAGAACTGTTGAGATAATGAGATATAATAAATAGAGTTGGCACTTATCTGTGGCAACggcacacacatatatatataataattacatCAAACAAGTTCCTTCCTGAAAGCTAAAGATTTTAAGAGTGGTTAGCAGTTCATATCAATAAAACTAAAGTTTCTTCACGTTGACCACTATTTATATACATGTCgctattattaaaaatatatattatttgttattttttcacGTTTACAAATATTTAACCTCTGTCGTTTTTGAGTCCAACATACTCATTTATCTCACTTTTACCCTCTCCCAAAATGCTACTCCTATATGTAATGGTTGACAAAAGCTAATGTTACGTGGTGCTCAACATTTGATATTACTGCATGAAATACGTAAATGTTTTGTTACAAGGCTATGATTTTTCACCACGTGAATAATGTCCTCTGTTCTTCTTGGTTATCACATTTGTAGGACCAAATATTTTTGTGCACACTAACACACACAAGGTTTTACAGGTTACTTTTTGGTACATATAAAAGTATAGGAAGAGTTTCAAGTGTACCGGAAAGACAgtgttccagttgttttaaccgttgatctaaattataaaaaatatatataatatatattaattaaaatcaacggttaaaataactggaaTATTGGTGTTCCCGGTACACTTGAAANNTcaaatcagccaccaatatatttatatataaatacatgtatagtttaatttatttttaatgtatatttgtattccaacatatattttatactggtgactgattttagtggctaattttaaTGTACATGTAGCATATATAGTCGAAAATTCACGTATTCTCTCttaatttttattatgatatAGAAATGGTGAGACGTTCTTTACTTTGATTTGcactataaataatataaaattataaagccTCCTTCAGTATTTAGaattggaaaagtataggtagacaatcaGGGGCGGAGCTAGAAGAAATATTAGAGGGggcaaaaaatatttatacaataaaataagactaaaataaaattttaagggggggctaaactgaaatttacatataatttacatgtaaaaaattaaaattaggggggTCATTGCCCCCTTTTCCTTGTACATAGCTCCGCCCCTGTAGACAATgagaatactaaacaatgtgaacaatgaatatgtcgaatgttcaattcaataggtatgcagatgattatgttcattatttttatttggataattatttcttttgattcgatttactcatgCACAGTTAACAATAGCTGAATGTTCAATTCACTAAGTGtgcagatggttattttaatgtTAAGGTTTAAGAGGTAACTTGGAAATAGAGtattttttactttattgggtCAATTCTAAAGTCCATTATTTATATTGTTAACAAAAGTCATTGTCTATCTAACAAAACcatttagaattttattttttggaaCATTTAAGTATGTATTTTGTATTGTTACTCATCTTACTACCTTAAATTTCGGCATAGTAACAACTAAACTCTTACTCATTTAAGTATCTTATTTGATCATATAGAGTAATTCAATTGCAATTAATCAAATAACAATATTATTATTTGTAGTAAGATGGTACCTTGGAGTAAGATCTATAAACCTTTGGAATTTGCTTAAGTTGAAAATTTTAAGTTGTATCGTCGCGGCCTGATTtcttatattaattaaaaatttcgatTATAATGGATAACATATAATCtgtaaaagaattaaaaaatttcACCTTAGGATGCAATTTGACCAAATAAAAGTGTTACTCTCTAAAAGAAGATACTAAAATAAACATGGTGAATTATATGCTAAAGATGTAAGTTTATAGATCTTTTCTTTTATGTGATGAAAGAAAGATTAAAAATACTAGAACCCACATTTTGaacattaataaaataataaaaagtaactataaaaaaaatttaattctctCTCTATACAACCTGAATCTGTATAATAGAGTGTCCTAATAAACATATGACAGTGTCCTAATAAACATATGACGCTGCATAAGTGATGCTCGCCCCAATCAATATTAATATAAGCAAAACATAACTCCGTCAGATTCAAAAGACTGATATTATATGCATTACCTTTATATACACATTTCTCGTACACTTTCACTTTTAATAATAAAAGCTATTCATAAAAATTGAGAAAGATAAAAATTTATGTTTTTAAATCATTGAGAAAGTATACACAAAAAGCtgtaaaaatatcatttttcgtCTCAAAAACCTTGAAGTCGACATAAAATATGGGTGACACTAAATTTCCATGAAAATAGTCATCATAATATGTTAGTTGGAGAGCTGAAGAGAGCTAAGAGGAAAATTCTGCAAAATAAATAGCATGCATACCAGTGAATATTCACATGCAATTGTCATCTAACGATTCTTAACCATTAATTTCACATGAAGACAATTGCATGTGAATTTTCACCATACAATGATTATGAAACAAACTTAGAACAGAGAAAAGGGACACAATGATTCTCAAAAGAAGGGGAGGGGGGGATTCAGCAAAGACTGAACTGAGAATGACCAAGGAGAGAAGGTATAAGTAAAATAGAGGAAGAGATAGCAGGAAGCTTTATTGATGGTAAGTGTTTAAGCTTAATGTCTTGCTTAGGGAAGAGGAAACATATTGCACAAGTGGCGCATCAGGGAAGAAGAGACAGCATAAATGCATGAGAAAATTATAGAAATAAGGATTGCTGAATGTATGCAGAGTGGTTACTGACGAGAGAGTGTAGCAACAGAACTAACACAACATTAGACTGATAATACCCACATACCCCCTTTAAAATCCATTATTGATGCTGCTTGTGTGGGAAAAAAGGGGATTTGACACTCTCGCATATCATCTCGGTGGGAATTTCTGGGATACGCAAAGATTCTGATTGGGATCCCAGCATGACCCCGGCTGAGGCGATTGAGACACAAACTGATATCTCGTACAATCTCATCCTAGGTTGTTTTTGGGATGGGATGGGAACCCAAGATTCCACTGAGATTTTGCAAGATTAACTACTCTGTATGTTATATGGCAAAACTAGTTCCAGAATGTTACCAAATCTACAATATATAATGTAACACACAAAATatgtcaaaattcaaaaatagcttGTTTTAAAACATTAGAAATGTTGTATATGTTTAAGCATCCCGGAAGTGCAATTGTGAAATATGATATAAAttctaaaaagaaaaataagagtcTCACATAATACCAGAGTTAATATTAGGAAACTTTATTCAGATAACAGTTTGAAGCAGTACAAAACCAGCTGTCTGCAATGTCTCCATAAAAAATGGAACAGAAAATTCAATGAGGGAAATAAGAGGAATTCACAGTTTTGCACCAAAAGAACTTGTGACAATTTCATTTCCCTGCATttaaaagagaagaaataatatATGAATGAATGCAGAAAATGTGAACATAAGAAAAATACATAGAGATTCCAACTCAAAGTAGGAGCTTTCTTCATCGAGGAAAGTATATTTGCCCCCTTGGTGGTCCAAGATTCTTTATAAATTTTATCCATTAAAAATTTAATCAATGGGTGAGATTAAagcatttttattatataaaaataactttATAAAACATACTTAATGAAATATTCAAAGAATACATTTAACTTTGTAATATCTATTTTATCCTTCTCTTTCACTAACCCTTGACTTCCCTCTTCCCCTTCGTCATGTCTATATTGGCAAACTCATCTTCTTACCTTGTCCCTCGCTTCCGCCCCCTCCTCCTCccacctttttcttcttctacaatCTTCCCTCAAAGagaaagaagcaaaagaaaaaagtaaaaaaaaaaaaaaaaaaaaaaaaaaacttccccTTCGTCATGTCTATATTGGCAAACTCATCTTCTTACCTTGTCCCTCGCTTCCGCCCCCTCCTCCTCccacctttttcttcttctacaatCTTCCCTCAAAGAGaaagaatcaaaagaaaaaagtaaaaaaaaaaaaaaatattaaagaaacctCGCATTCTAAGACAATACCATATCCCAACAAGCGACGCAatcaagaaataaaaaatatactttttgttACGATGACTCCTCCCTCGATCccagttaatattttgttctgagttaCACCTATTGATGCTTTAATTGATAACATACAAGACCCGTTTTGGATCTAAGTTGGTCTGGATCATTGTATATAACTAGCAGCCATGGAGATATAGTCAATAACATGGATATTTTGCTCAATGTAGTGGCCTGTTCAAGCATCTTCCTAAGAAGTCCAAGGTGCATAAAGAGGAATGGGATAAAatgaaagaaatggaaaaagaaaGGACAAAAAAAAGGTCATTTTTTGCTATAATTTTATATACTTTTATAAAAAGCACCAAGATCCTGATGTTAGATTTTGACAACCCCTCTCTCCAAACTTTTAGGTAAGAAACCAGCTAGGTGAAAAGGATAAGCCGGCAGCTAAAATGGCAATACAGGAGAGGCAGCTTCACGTTCCAGAAATATGACAAATAGCATAGCATGTGTAGGCAAACAATGCATGCTTGACAGAAAGTTTGATGGTCCATGTACCTTAGTAAACTGCAAATGAGCTAAGAGCAGCATCTTAAGGCTCAACCATTCACTCATTAAACAGAAATCATAAATGAAGTACAGTTCGATACGCAACACTTTATGTGCATCTACCTAACAACTTGAACCATTGGGATAAAAAGTCGCATAACATTACCCCTTCAATTCTAATTCTGCCTTAAAAATGGTTTAACCCAAATTCTATAGCAACACAAATGCAGAATGTTTATTAAAACATGGCAGTGTggaagtgatgagaattcatgatggGATACCTGAGAATTGTTGGAGGGCGTCGTCGTAGGGGTCTCGACGTCCTTGGACCTGGCTAATCTGGGCATCCCAAGCAAGCTGAGAGTTATGGCGCTCAAAGGTCCAAAAGCCATAGGGCCTCATTGGGAGACTCCACATCTCCTTGGTCTTGGCGCACCTGTCTTTCACGGCATATACATGCTCCCTGAACTTCTTATCCCTTTCCTCTGGATCCTCCATCATCTTCAGTACCAAGTGCCTCGCAAATTCCATTATGAATCCCATCTCTATTCTCTTCTATTCTCTTTATATACACTATCACcaccaacaacaataacaacagtaAAACAATCAACAACAAATCCCCTCATAAACCCTAACCTACTATGCAAATATGGAAATAATCAATTCAATTGAATGTCAAACCAAATATAATCCACAAAGTAACTAGAATTTTCGCATAATCTATCTATATATTTTAGAATTGATTAAATGAAATAAGAGACATCGTCACAATCATTTGCAAAACAAACTTAGAGAAACGTTTGGTCGAagtcaataatattattatagCTTCAGATGGGGTTAAAAAATagatattataatttttattttgatagtatttttattcataaatttataCAAACACATAATATAAACAATAAGGTATAAaataacataattaaaatagaaataataacaTTATTGCccttattttacattatttcaatTTAATcgcttaaattttatttaaattttaaatttttgacattTGATTATATGGTACTAAAGTAATGACACCATGATTTTTGCTATATTTGTGGTCTTTTTATTCTGAATTTGTATTCCATGTCTTCTGTGATTATAAAGTTGCGCACAAGACCTGAAAGAACATATATAATTAATTGAGTATGGATACATCTTTGTAAGCTTTTTTACTCATGACTCTTGAAAAATCTATTAGCTCAATCCCACTATCAAGGTGTCTTTCGGCCTCTTATCTTTGTTTGCACAATGAATACTTTCTGATTTCGGTGGAACAAGTTTATCTTTGAGACTAACCACTCTatccaaaaaatttttatttgttgGACATTTATCCATCTAGTTAAAGACTATCATTTTGCACAATCCGAACTTTCTCGAACTAGTAGTAGAATTGGTTCCTTTTTTGAGAAATAAATCACATGGATACCCCCTGCCTTGCCATTCTTCAAATTAAATACTAATGGTTTAGTCACAAAAGAAGGAACTGCAACTTGCAATGGTATCATAAGGAA is from Arachis ipaensis cultivar K30076 chromosome B01, Araip1.1, whole genome shotgun sequence and encodes:
- the LOC107609326 gene encoding uncharacterized protein LOC107609326, which codes for MGFIMEFARHLVLKMMEDPEERDKKFREHVYAVKDRCAKTKEMWSLPMRPYGFWTFERHNSQLAWDAQISQVQGRRDPYDDALQQFSGK